The Stomoxys calcitrans chromosome 3, idStoCalc2.1, whole genome shotgun sequence genome includes a region encoding these proteins:
- the LOC106086985 gene encoding uncharacterized protein LOC106086985 isoform X2, protein MIIAIKINFGFQKGDIRPFLVEGQQVGLIKSDVIKQLNKYPEVFCIRDCEYTKQGIVELNPAFRDYSERTEKLDQVLRELRSKGLFSALQGWREEYYEVKAEHNSLLKMDRSATPLFGVRKYGVDINGYVKHPTQGLCIWLQQRSNTKETWPGKWDNMVGGGLSVGYGIKETAIKEAAEEASIPSDLVKNLVSAGCVSFFFESDQGLFPNTEYVFDLELPVDFVPHNSDGEVQAFELLPAKECIERVFTSDFKTTSCPVVIDFLIRHGFVTPENEFWFTQIIELLHVPLQSLYTYKQKLEESRKLQQNHLQAPLSTDPQSIDKLANNKIIENGHTKPITEAN, encoded by the exons ATGATTATCGCTATCAAGATTAACTTCG GTTTTCAAAAAGGAGACATACGTCCTTTCCTAGTCGAAGGTCAGCAAGTGGGCCTGATTAAGTCCGATGTGATAAAACAGCTTAATAAATACCCTGAAGTATTTTGCATACGTGATTGTGAATATACCAAACAG ggtATAGTGGAACTGAATCCGGCATTTCGTGATTATTCTGAGCGCACTGAGAAGCTTGATCAAGTATTAAGGGAGCTAAGATCGAAGGGTCTATTTTCGGCCTTGCAGGGATGGCGTGAAGAG TATTATGAAGTTAAAGCTGAGCACAATAGCCTTTTGAAGATGGATCGTTCTGCCACACCCTTGTTTGGTGTGCGCAAATACGGCGTAGACATCAATGGCTACGTTAAGCATCCAACCCAAGGTCTTTGCATTTGGTTACAACAACGTTCCAATACCAAAGAAACGTGGCCTGGCAAATGGGACAACATGGTTGGTGGTGGTTTGTCTGTGGGTTATGGCATCAAAGAGACGGCCATCAAGGAGGCAGCCGAAGAAGCCTCCATACCAAGTGATCTCGTCAAAAATCTCGTTTCGGCTggctgtgtttcgttcttcttTGAGAGCGATCAAGGCCTGTTTCCCAATACGGAATATGTATTCGATTTAGAGCTGCCAGTTGACTTTGTACCACATAATTCCGATGGTGAAGTTCAGGCGTTTGAATTGCTACCCGCCAAGGAGTGTATAGAAAGAGTTTTCACGTCCGACTTTAAGACCACTTCATGTCCAGTTGTTATAGATTTTCTTATAAGGCATGGTTTCGTTACTCCTGAAAATG AATTTTGGTTTACTCAAATCATCGAACTTTTACATGTCCCCTTGCAATCGTTGTACACGTACAAGCAAAAACTGGAGGAGAGCAGAAAACTGCAACAGAATCATCTACAAGCACCACTATCAACGGATCCACAATCAATAGATAAATTAgccaataacaaaataattgaaaatgggCATACCAAGCCCATAACCGAGGCCAATTAA
- the LOC106086985 gene encoding uncharacterized protein LOC106086985 isoform X1 has protein sequence MTSAMDVNVKLSRLLLLAHKFNNFYLNGFQKGDIRPFLVEGQQVGLIKSDVIKQLNKYPEVFCIRDCEYTKQGIVELNPAFRDYSERTEKLDQVLRELRSKGLFSALQGWREEYYEVKAEHNSLLKMDRSATPLFGVRKYGVDINGYVKHPTQGLCIWLQQRSNTKETWPGKWDNMVGGGLSVGYGIKETAIKEAAEEASIPSDLVKNLVSAGCVSFFFESDQGLFPNTEYVFDLELPVDFVPHNSDGEVQAFELLPAKECIERVFTSDFKTTSCPVVIDFLIRHGFVTPENEFWFTQIIELLHVPLQSLYTYKQKLEESRKLQQNHLQAPLSTDPQSIDKLANNKIIENGHTKPITEAN, from the exons atgaCTTCGGCGATGGACGTAAATGTTAAATTGTCTCGTCTGCTACTGTTGGCACATAAATTTAATAACTTTTACTTGAATG GTTTTCAAAAAGGAGACATACGTCCTTTCCTAGTCGAAGGTCAGCAAGTGGGCCTGATTAAGTCCGATGTGATAAAACAGCTTAATAAATACCCTGAAGTATTTTGCATACGTGATTGTGAATATACCAAACAG ggtATAGTGGAACTGAATCCGGCATTTCGTGATTATTCTGAGCGCACTGAGAAGCTTGATCAAGTATTAAGGGAGCTAAGATCGAAGGGTCTATTTTCGGCCTTGCAGGGATGGCGTGAAGAG TATTATGAAGTTAAAGCTGAGCACAATAGCCTTTTGAAGATGGATCGTTCTGCCACACCCTTGTTTGGTGTGCGCAAATACGGCGTAGACATCAATGGCTACGTTAAGCATCCAACCCAAGGTCTTTGCATTTGGTTACAACAACGTTCCAATACCAAAGAAACGTGGCCTGGCAAATGGGACAACATGGTTGGTGGTGGTTTGTCTGTGGGTTATGGCATCAAAGAGACGGCCATCAAGGAGGCAGCCGAAGAAGCCTCCATACCAAGTGATCTCGTCAAAAATCTCGTTTCGGCTggctgtgtttcgttcttcttTGAGAGCGATCAAGGCCTGTTTCCCAATACGGAATATGTATTCGATTTAGAGCTGCCAGTTGACTTTGTACCACATAATTCCGATGGTGAAGTTCAGGCGTTTGAATTGCTACCCGCCAAGGAGTGTATAGAAAGAGTTTTCACGTCCGACTTTAAGACCACTTCATGTCCAGTTGTTATAGATTTTCTTATAAGGCATGGTTTCGTTACTCCTGAAAATG AATTTTGGTTTACTCAAATCATCGAACTTTTACATGTCCCCTTGCAATCGTTGTACACGTACAAGCAAAAACTGGAGGAGAGCAGAAAACTGCAACAGAATCATCTACAAGCACCACTATCAACGGATCCACAATCAATAGATAAATTAgccaataacaaaataattgaaaatgggCATACCAAGCCCATAACCGAGGCCAATTAA
- the LOC106083001 gene encoding mitochondrial import inner membrane translocase subunit Tim23 isoform X1, which produces MSDDYLSKPLSLTPTTGHDEPRPMRSNVTSASTTFGAPISPYLNYDPRFLQQAQPEFIFPEGATKQRGRFELAFSQIGSSVMIGAGIGGVAGFYNGMRTTKALQQTGKLWRTQMLNHVMKQGSGTANTLGTLAVMYSGFGVLLQAVRGEDDDINTVVAGTATGLLYKSTAGLRKCAFGGAVGLGISGLYCVLQMARANAASNGNSGLKFL; this is translated from the exons ATGAGTGACGATTATTTGAGCAAACCTCTGTCCCTGACACCCACCACCGGAC ATGATGAACCTCGGCCAATGCGCTCAAATGTCACATCTGCTTCCACAACATTTGGTGCACCCATATCACCTTATTTAAACTATGACCCGCGTTTTTTACAACAAGCCCAGCCAGAATTTATATTTCCCGAGGGTGCGACAAAACAAAGAGGTCGTTTTGAATTAGCCTTCTCCCAAATTGGAAGCTCTGTTATGATTGGAGCTGGTATTGGAGGTGTAGCTGGATTTTACAATGGCATGAGGACTACTAAAGCCTTGCAACAGACCGGAAAGTTATGGCGAACGCA AATGCTAAATCATGTTATGAAGCAGGGATCTGGCACAGCAAACACTTTGGGAACTTTAGCTGTAATGTATTCCGGTTTTGGTGTCCTGCTTCAAGCTGTACGAGGAGAGGATGATGACATAAATACCGTTGTTGCCGGCACAGCTACTGGTCTTCTATACAAATCGACAG CCGGTTTAAGAAAATGCGCATTTGGAGGCGCTGTAGGTTTGGGCATATCTGGCCTTTACTGCGTGTTACAAATGGCTCGAGCGAATGCTGCTTCAAATGGTAATTCCGGCTTGAAATTCCTTTAA
- the LOC106083001 gene encoding mitochondrial import inner membrane translocase subunit Tim23 isoform X2 codes for MSDDYLSKPLSLTPTTGHDEPRPMRSNVTSASTTFGAPISPYLNYDPRFLQQAQPEFIFPEGATKQRGRFELAFSQIGSSVMIGAGIGGVAGFYNGMRTTKALQQTGKLWRTQMLNHVMKQGSGTANTLGTLAVMYSGFGVLLQAVRGEDDDINTVVAGTATGLLYKSTAGLRKCAFGGAVGLGISGLYCVLQMARANAASNGL; via the exons ATGAGTGACGATTATTTGAGCAAACCTCTGTCCCTGACACCCACCACCGGAC ATGATGAACCTCGGCCAATGCGCTCAAATGTCACATCTGCTTCCACAACATTTGGTGCACCCATATCACCTTATTTAAACTATGACCCGCGTTTTTTACAACAAGCCCAGCCAGAATTTATATTTCCCGAGGGTGCGACAAAACAAAGAGGTCGTTTTGAATTAGCCTTCTCCCAAATTGGAAGCTCTGTTATGATTGGAGCTGGTATTGGAGGTGTAGCTGGATTTTACAATGGCATGAGGACTACTAAAGCCTTGCAACAGACCGGAAAGTTATGGCGAACGCA AATGCTAAATCATGTTATGAAGCAGGGATCTGGCACAGCAAACACTTTGGGAACTTTAGCTGTAATGTATTCCGGTTTTGGTGTCCTGCTTCAAGCTGTACGAGGAGAGGATGATGACATAAATACCGTTGTTGCCGGCACAGCTACTGGTCTTCTATACAAATCGACAG CCGGTTTAAGAAAATGCGCATTTGGAGGCGCTGTAGGTTTGGGCATATCTGGCCTTTACTGCGTGTTACAAATGGCTCGAGCGAATGCTGCTTCAAATG GACTTTAA
- the LOC106086432 gene encoding zinc finger BED domain-containing protein 4, whose product MAGSGNPIWNYFRRNESTATCIVCMKELSLGSSLPKNQTVSSIKKHLEKVHSHEFAAFHNLEKEYVFNKSQNVNLKRRAKRKRLKERKEALEGPKERKKPGRKRKIDKYSESEDMEHTTNIEIIVHDPLDEHESAMEIVRAKSEENLEMAFNEHRKLSSSRPSDIALSKRIDKSIIDLLVVDMLPFSTVEGEAFKRLNIGDPIRPSKYLLKTANFYQDTLMPETYEIIKRKVMTILEQAEWISLTTTEWRNSTRSCKIDAVTCHFLHENQKHMVVLQMCPRRSKHSSVNLLDLSRKFNIVDKVHLNVIKDGEDQPSSEWFNVLQCSAHLLEKVIKESLLGGDSVEILKRKCQSIADHFENNIQSYLNLQECQEICGLSQKKLLVDTQHCWTSTYLMWERIYDQKSALELYTQQYGDLHVPSDYEWQQIEFLLSLLKILNQAWLDINSDAACVSLIIPLLTMLNAKFEPKSGDPQELSFLKQSLKSHLNQSFAFVHQTSFLIIATLLDPRFKMRYLTENQLSSCHTEMKHNLRISLNLDDDHNVNPSFNTLPTNNYKFYNTSDLWETHDSSTLNEVNSSENVFLAFEQQLSFYLKEPLIARNGNIYQYWNVTPYEYLRKLAYKYLTAPPTSLCANETICNVGKLYAERRLGSHDFEENEKILFMSSNIKLFNFEY is encoded by the coding sequence ATGGCTGGGTCCGGAAATCCCATTTGGAACTATTTCCGTCGTAATGAGAGTACCGCCACTTGCATTGTATGTATGAAAGAGTTAAGCTTGGGCAGTTCTTTGCCGAAAAACCAAACTGTTAGTAGCATAAAAAAGCACCTTGAGAAAGTGCATTCCCATGAATTTGCTGCATTTCACAACTTGGAAAAGGAATATGTCTTCAATAAAAGCCAAAACGTCAATTTAAAGCGCCGTGCAAAAAGGAAAAGGCTTAAGGAACGTAAAGAGGCGCTTGAGGGACCTAAGGAACGTAAGAAACCCGGCAGGAAACGAAAAATAGACAAGTATTCGGAGTCTGAGGATATGGAGCACACAACCAACATTGAGATTATAGTTCATGATCCTTTGGATGAACATGAAAGTGCTATGGAAATTGTgagagccaaatcggaggaaaatctTGAAATGGCTTTCAACGAGCACAGAAAGTTAAGCAGCTCCAGACCAAGTGACATTGCCCTAAGCAAACGTATAGATAAATCCATAATAGATCTTTTGGTAGTCGATATGTTGCCATTTTCTACCGTTGAGGGAGAAGCCTTCAAGAGATTGAATATCGGTGACCCGATCAGGCCTTCAAAATATTTACTGAAGACagcaaatttttatcaagatACTCTCATGCCCGAAACATACGAAATAATTAAAAGGAAAGTAATGACCATTCTGGAGCAGGCTGAGTGGATTTCATTGACCacaacagaatggcgaaattcgACAAGGTCCTGTAAAATAGATGCCGTAACCTGCCACTTTTTACATGAAAATCAAAAACACATGGTGGTGTTGCAGATGTGCCCTCGTCGATCGAAACATTCCAGTGTTAATCTCTTGGACTTGAGTCGAAAATTTAATATTGTTGATAAAGTCCATTTGAATGTGATAAAGGACGGCGAGGATCAGCCCTCGTCCGAATGGTTCAACGTTCTGCAATGCTCGGCGCATTTGTTAGAAAAGGTTATCAAGGAATCCTTATTGGGCGGAGACTCTGTCGAAATTCTAAAGAGAAAATGCCAAAGCATAGCAGACCATTTCGAGAATAACATACAATCGTATTTAAACCTTCAAGAATGCCAAGAAATATGTGGCTTGTCACAAAAAAAACTGTTAGTTGACACCCAGCACTGTTGGACTTCTACATACCTAATGTGGGAGAGAATTTATGATCAAAAGTCCGCTTTGGAGCTGTACACACAACAATATGGCGACCTGCATGTTCCCTCTGACTATGAATGGCAACAAATTGAATTTCTATTATCCCTACTGAAAATTCTCAATCAGGCTTGGCTAGATATAAATTCTGATGCAGCTTGTGTATCTTTGATTATACCGCTGCTTACTATGCTGAATGCAAAGTTTGAACCCAAGTCAGGAGATCCCCAAGAGCTGTCATTTTTGAAACAGTCTCTAAAAAGTCATTTGAATCAGAGCTTTGCATTTGTGCATCAAACATCATTCTTGATAATTGCTACGCTATTAGATCCACGATTTAAAATGCGCTATTTGACGGAAAATCAATTGTCCTCATGTCACACTGAGATGAAGCATAATTTGCGCATTTCCTTGAATCTGGACGATGATCATAATGTCAACCCTTCGTTTAACACCCTGCCAACAAACAATTACAAATTTTACAACACCTCCGATTTATGGGAGACCCATGATAGCTCGACTCTAAATGAGGTTAATTCGAGTGAAAATGTATTCCTAGCTTTCGAACAGCAGTTAAGCTTTTATTTAAAAGAACCGCTAATAGCTCGGAATGGTAATATATACCAATATTGGAATGTAACACCGTACGAATACCTGAGAAAACTGGCTTACAAATATCTGACAGCACCTCCCACCAGTTTATGCGCCAATGAAACTATCTGCAATGTGGGTAAATTGTATGCCGAACGAAGACTAGGATCGCACGACTTCGAAGAGAATGAGAAGATCTTATTCATGTCGTCTAATATAAAACTATTCAATTTCGAATATTAA
- the LOC106083140 gene encoding thyrostimulin beta-5 subunit: MRCLEIFLFATLCSGTLAQVLDVQPINNIPTTGHLGCHQKMLTYRVTQADSKGRECWDYVSVAACWGHCDSSEISDWKFPYKRSFHPVCVHATRQPAVAVLRNCHPEADEFARRYEYLEAVSCHCHTCSTMDTSCEAPANNILDVKAGVKVLALTGLDSESLDY, translated from the exons ATGCGTTGTTTGGAAAT ATTTCTATTTGCAACTCTCTGTTCGGGCACTTTGGCACAAGTCTTAGATGTCCAGCCCATCAATAATATACCAACCACCGGTCATTTGGGCTGTCATCAGAAAATGTTAACGTACCGTGTAACACAAGCAGACTCCAAGGGCCGTGAATGCTGGGATTACGTCAGTGTGGCGGCCTGTTGGGGCCATTGTGACTCTAGTGAAATTTCCGATTGGAAATTCCCCTACAAACGTTCGTTTCATCCTGTCTGTGTTCATGCCACACGTCAACCAGCTGTGGCCGTTTTACGAAATTGCCACCCAGAAGCTGATGAGTTTGCTCGTCGCTATGAATACTTGGAGGCTGTTTCGTGCCACTGTCACACCTGCTCTACGATGGACACCAGTTGCGAAGCTCCCGCCAATAATATTCTAGATGTAAAGGCGGGAGTAAAAGTTTTAGCCCTTACAGGTCTGGACTCAGAAAGTTTGGATTATTAG